In Stegostoma tigrinum isolate sSteTig4 unplaced genomic scaffold, sSteTig4.hap1 scaffold_693, whole genome shotgun sequence, the sequence ggGGAACAGGGTCCATGGGCCCGgtgtatgggggtgggggtgggctgGGGAGGGTGCCAATACTCACGATGTCGGTTGCCAACTCGATGAAGAGGATGGTGATACACCCGAGGGGCAGGGGCACACTCATGGTGATGTAGATGAGGTACGGCGCCAGTTCCGGAATGTTCTTTGTCAGTGTGTAAGCGATGGACTTCTTCAGGTTGTCGAAGATCAGGCGCcctgtcggggtgggggggggggggggggggtgtggaaagTGGATTAACAGGATGGTCAGGGACACTCTGATAACCTCCATCCCCTCACCACTCAGttcatcacccccaccccagcaatgtccctgtccctgtccctggagtatttgatggggggacagtgtagagggagctttactctgtatctaacctcgtgctgtccctgtccctgggagtgtttgatggggagacagtgtagagggagctttactctgtatctaaccccgtgctgtccctgtccctgggagtgtttgatggggggacagtgtagagggagctttactctgtatctaaccccgtgctgtccctgtccctgggagtgtttgatggggggacagtgtagagggagctttactctgtatctaaccccgtgctgtccctgtccctgggagtgtttgatggggggacagtgtagagggagctttactctgtatctaaccccgtgctgtcactgtcactgggagtgtttgatgggggggacagtttagagggagctttactctgtatctaacctcgtgctgtccctgtccctgggagtgtttgatggggggacagtgtagaaggagctttactctgtatctaaccccgtgctgtccctgtccctgggagtgtttgatggggggacagtgtagagggagttttactctgtatctgaccctgtgctgtccctgtccctgggagtgtttgatgggggggagtgtagagggagctttactctgtatctaaccccgtgctgtccctgtccctgggagtgtttgatggggggagggacagtgtagagggagcttttctctgtatctgaccctgtgctgtccctgtcttgggggcttttgatggggggacagtgtagagggagctttactctgtatctgaccttGTTCTACACCGGTTACAATGGAGGCGAAGTTATCGTCCAGGAGGATCATATCTGCTGCATTTTTCGCTGCGTCTGATCCAGCGATTCCCATCGCGATCCCAATATCCGCTTTCTTTAGGGCCGGAGAATCATTGACCCCGTCTCCCGTCACAGCCACAATGGATCCCtacaacagagacagagagtgagagagcgagggggagagagggagagagagagcaagggacaggggtCTTTGGCGGGGGGTGCCATAGCCCAGAGAAGCGCACATTTGTAACCTCCACCCATCTCCAACAGCGACACGGCCACACCAGAGAAGCAACAAGAAACTGCATTTATGTACCGCCTAGCACCAGGCAGCTACAGTGTCCCCGTCTGagcttctggaatactgtgttcaatcccggtctccctgctacaggaaggatggtgtgaaacttgaaagggttcagaaagggtttacagggatgttgccagggtcggagggtttgagctacagggaggggctggataggctggggctattttccctggagcgtcgggggctgagggtgaccttatagaggtttataaaatcatgaggggcatggatagggtgaatagacaaggtcttttcccccagggcaggggagtccaaaacgagaggggcataggtttaaggtgagagggggaagatttaaaagggacctgaggggtaactttttcacacagagggtggtgcgtgtatggaatgagctgccagaggaagtggtgggggctggtactgttacagcatttaaaaggcacctggatggggacatggataggaaggggttagagggatatgggacagatgCTGGGAAATGgcactggattaatttaggatatctgggtcagcacggatgggttgggccgaagggcctgtttccgggctgtgcagctctatgactcgGTGCAGCAGTGTCGATTCAGACTCAGCTGTGATGCCCACGTAGGTCAAATATCTCACAGCGCCCCCAGCTGAGACTCACCAACTTCTGGCAGCTCTCCACGATGATGAGCTTCTGCTGGGGCGAAGTTCGGGCAAACACCATCTCTGGGTGCGTGCGCAGCATGTCCACCAGCTCGTCCGAGGTCATGTCCTTCAGTTGGCCCCCATTGATAACCGCTGCTCGGGCCTCGCTGGACAGTGGGGTGGACAATGTGGGCACCGTCAGACCCTGCAccaacacacaccaccccacagtCCTCCCACACCCATCCCACTGCAACGGGAGGGAGCCACTCTGCACCCCCCTCCTCCagcctgtcacacaggaacaggagcccccgcttccccccccctcctccagtctgttacacaggaacaggaggccactCTGCACTCCCCTCCTCCagcctgtcacacaggaacaggagcccccgctcccccccccctcctccagcctgttacacaggaacaggaggccactCTGCACTCCCCTCCTCCagcctgtcacacaggaacaggagccCCCGCTCCCACCCCCTCCagcctgtcacacaggaacaggagcccccgctcccccccccctcctccagcctgttacacaggaacaggaggccactCTGCACCCCCCTCCTCCagcctgtcacacaggaacaggagccCCCGCTCACCCCGCTCCTCCAGCCTgtatcacaggaacaggaggccactctgccccccccctcctccaGCCTGTATCACAGGAACAAAAGGccactctgccccccccctccagcctgttacacaggaacaggagcccccgctccccccccctccagcctgttacacaggaacaggaggccactctgcccccccctccagCCTGTATTACAGGAACAGGAGCCCCCGCTCCCACcccctccagcctgttacacaggaacaggagcccccgctcccccctcctccagcctgttacacaggaacaggagcccccgctcccccctcctccagtctgttacacaggaacaggagaccactctgcccccccctcctccaGCCTGTATCACAGGAACAAGAGGccactctgccccccccctccagcctgttacacaggaacaggagcccccgctccccccccctccagcctgttacacaggaacaggagcccccgctcccccccctcctccagcctgttacacaggaacaggaggccactctgccccccctcctccagcctgttacacaggaacaggaggccactctgcccccctcctccagcctgttacacaggaacaggaggccactctgcccccctcctccagcctgttacacaggaacaggaggccactctgcccccccctcctccaGCCTGTATCACAGGAACAAGAGgccactctgcccccccctccagCCTGTATCACAGGAACAGgcggaggccgttcagcccatctaCGTTTCGATGCAGTGCAATATGCATGATAGTGCACCCTGAGAGGAGCGTGTACCTGGGGATTGGTTTTGTCtcatgtgggtgtgagtgagtgtcagcTGGgagtctgtgtgtctctgtaggAAGcgggtgactgagggtaatggtggGCGACAATTTACCGTCTGTCCACTTGTTCGACGGGAACTCTCTTGCGAGCTGCGATGTCCTCCACAGTCTCACTGCCCTCAGAGATGATGCCAACACTACAAGCAATCGCCTTGGCAGTGATCGGATGGTCACCAGTCACCATAatcacctgtacacacacacacacacacacacacagacacacacacacacacacacacacacagacacacacacacacacacacagacacacacatacacacacacacacacacacagacacacacacacacagagacacagacacacacagcttgGTTACTACATGTgtaaaccaccccccccccgaaccccctcgatcagattccagtctgtaactccctccccggggggtatctgttattctgtatataaaccccctgaaccccctcaatcagattccagtctgtaactccctccccggggggtatctgttattctgtatataaaccaccccgatcccctcgatcagattccagtctgtaactccctcccggggtatctgttattctgtatataaaccaccccgatcccctcgatcagattccagtctgtaactccctcccggggtatctgttattctgtatataaacccccccaaacccttcgatcagattccagtctgtaactccctcccggggggggtatctgttattctgtatataaaccccccccaaaccccctcgatcagatcccagtctgtaactccctccccggggtatctgttattctgtatataaaccaccccgaacccctcgatcagattccagtctgtaactccctcccggggtgtctgttattctgtaataaaccaccccaaacctcctcgatcagattccagtctgtaactccctcccggggtatctgttattctgtatataaaccaccccgaaccccctccatcagattccagtctgtaactccctcccggtgtatctgttattctgcatataaaccccccgaacccctcgatcacattccagtctgtaactccctccccggggggggtatctgttattctgtatataaaccacccacCCCGATCCCCCTCGATgaggtgatgtttcgggctgagctTACCCTGATCCCAGCCGTCCTACATTTAACCACAGCATCGGGGACTGTGGCTCTGGGTGGGTCGATCATGGAGATGAGTCCATCAAAACAGAGCCCATCCGTCGGGAAATTCATCTCATCCGTATCAAAGGTGAAGCCTCGAGGAAACTCCTTCTCTGCCAGATAGATGTGACAGAATCCTGTGGGGCAGACGTggggcgagacagagagagaacctGATCACATTCTGCTCACATCCACCATCAGCCAGAATGCTCTCTGACGTGTGTGTGCTTTTTAGCTCAGTGCTCCGTGACCCCAACTCCCTCACCCCAACTCCCTCAACCCATTCCCAACTggccactctctccctctcctctgtggcagccttcctgctccacaaCAGCCTTCTGCCAACCTTCTCCGACAACGGccccccactccctgtgggagtgagcccCACATTCCTtcccccactccctgtgggagtgaaCCCCACATTCCTCCCCgactccctgtgggagtgagcccCACATTCCTGCCCCAgtccctgtgggagtgagcccCACATTCCTGTCCCAGTCCCTTCCCCCACCTCTGCTCTGGGAACACCCCCATAAACCCatctgcttctgtctctctctccccctcccctccccgtctctctctctctcactctccctccttctctctctctctcccccccccaccatctctctctccctcactctccctccttctgtctctgtctctctcctccaccccaccgtctctctctctctctctctctccccctcccctcccctccccatctctctctctctcactctccctccttctctctctctcccccccactgtctctctctctctcactctccctccttctctctctctccccccccaccgcctctctctctctcccccccactcccctccccgtctctctctctctcactctccctccttctctctctctctctcccccccaccgtctctctctctctctctcaatcactctccctccttctctctctctcccccccaccgtctctcactctctctcactctccctcctctctctctctccccccaaccgtctctctctctctctcactctccctccttctctctctgtctctctcctccaccccactgtctctcactctctctcactctccctcctctctctctctcactctccctccttctctctctgtctctctcctccaccccactgtctctctctctctctctctcactctccctccttctctctctgtctctctcctccactccactgtctctctctctctctctgtctctctcctccatCCCActgtccttcactctctctcactctccctcctctctctctctctgtgtctgtctcattctccctctccctcactctctctctgtgtctctctcactctccgtctccctctctctctctctgtgtctctctcactctccctctccctcactctctgtctctgtgtctctctcactctccctctcactctctctctctctgtgtctctctcactctccctctccctcactctctctctctgtctcactctccgtctccctctctctctctctctctctctctgtgtctctctcactctccctctccctcattctctctgtctgtgtgtctctctccctctccctctcccacactctcttcctctctctctctccctcactctctccctctccctctttctctctccctctccctcacgctctctctgtctctccctttagCTGCCCTGGCCCCCTCTAGCTGTGTTTTTGCCTGCTTTGCCCTGGACGTTGCCTTGTGAAGTCAGGTTTTTGTTGCATTTACCTAGCACCCTCTCTCCCAGCCCTCCGAGGTCCATGTAGGCCGTCTGGAATGCTTCTTTCCACTGCTCGTCCAGGGGTAACTCCTGCCCTTTGATCATGATGGTGGCACAACGTTCCAGGATTCTCTCTGGTGCTCCCTTCATCACCATCAGGTATCGCAGATCCAGGGGGTCTTCCATCTCGTGGATGGAGAGCTGTTCGAGTCACATCATGTTACACAGCGTcccccagccacacacacaggccattcagcccttctctGTCCCCCATTCATCTCCCCGCTACACCCCAtcaccatctccctctctctctctctggctcattTGTTTATCCACCATGATCCACCATGCCCCTCCCCGTTGGCACATTCTTCCCCCCCCAATCCCTGTGGGAGCGAGTCCaatattcccccccaccccctgtgggagcgagtcccatattcccccccaccccctgtgggagcgagtcccatattccccccccactccctgtgggagcgagtcccatattccccccccactccctgtgggagtgagtcccatattccccccccccactccctgtgggagtgagtcccatattccccccccactccctgtgggagtgagtcccatattccccccccactccctgtgggagcgagtcccatattcccccccccccactccctgtgggagtgagtcccatattcccccccccactccctgtgggagcgagtcccatattcccccccactccccgtgGGAGTGAGTCcatattcccccccccacccccccactccccatgggttcaagtcccatattcccccccaccccccaactccccgtgggttcgagtcccatattcccccccccaccacccccccaactccccatgggttcgagtcccatattccccccccatcaccccccccactccccatgggttcgagtcccatattccccccccaccaccccccccactccccatgggttcgagtcccatattccccccccaactccccatgggttcgagtcccatattccccccccatcaccccccccactccccatgggttcgagtcccatattccccccccaccacccccccccactccccatgggttcgagtcccatattccccccccacccccccccccactccccatgggttcgagtcccatattcccccccccaccacccccccaactccccatgggttcgagtcccatattcccccccacccccccactccccatgggttcgagtcccatattccccccccccccacccccccactcccatgggttcgagtcccatattccccccccaccccccccactccccatgggttcgagtcccatattcccccaccaccacccccccactccccatgggttcgagtcccatattccccccaccaccaccccccactccccatgggttcgagtcccatattccccccccaccacccccccactccccatgggttcgagtcccatattcccccccacccccccactccccatgggttcgagtcccatattcccatcccaccaccccccccactccccatgggttcgagtcccatattccccccccaccacccccccaactccccatgggttcgagtcccatattcccccccacccccccccactccccatgggttcgagtcccatattccccccccaactccccatgggttcgagtcccatattccccccccaccaccccccccactccccatgggttcgagtcccatattcccccccaccaccccccccactccccatgggttcgagtcccatattccccccccacccccccactccccatggGTTCGAGTCCCgtattccccccccaccacccccccactccccatgggttcaagtcccatattccccccccacccccccactccccatgggttcgagtcccatattccccccccaccacccccccactccccatgggttcgagtcccatattcccccaccacccccccccactccccatgggttcgagtcccatattccccccccaccacccccccactccccatggGTTCGAGTCCCgaattccccccccaccacccccccactccccatgggttcgagtcccatatttcccccccaccccccactccccatggGTTCGAGTCCCATATTCCCCCACtaccaccccccactccccatgaGTTCGAGTCCCAtattcccccaccaccccccccactcccatgggttcgagtcccatattccccccccaccctctgtgtgacccCAGTCTCACCCCACGTTTAACCTGGTGTTTCCCATCTGCCCTTTATGTTCTCCCTATTGCCCCGTCTGACCCCcatctgcctgtgtctgactcCGTGTCTGGCCCCGGTCTGCCCTgatgccccccgccccccctgcagtaacccagatccctctacaggctgcacccccccccccccgccgatgCCCCTCACTCTCCCTGATGCCCCTCACCCCCTGATGCCCCTCAATCCCCCAATGCCCCTCACTCCCCCGATGACCCTCAATCCCCCGAATGCCCCTCACCCCCCGATGCCCCTCAATTCCCCCGTTGCCCCTCACCCCCCCAGATGCCCCTCACCCCCCGATGCCCCTCACCTGGAACTTGTTGGTGGAGTTGAAGGGAATCTCGCAGACCTTCCGGAAGCGGTGGCGATAATCCAGGACATTCCCGATGGTCAGCTCAGTGAATTTCAGTAGCGCCGTCTCTGACGCATCACCTATGACCTCTCTCTGTGTGGGGAGGAGCGAGGAGATTGGTCAGCGTGAGGACACACCAGCTCCACGTGACAGCTCTCAGGACTAGGTGATCCTCCCACTGcactcccacaccacacaccacccgCCCGCGCCCCCCAACAAACCCCCAGTGCCACAGGATCCACCCCACACAACCCAGGATAATGGCCGTGGGATAAATATTTGTCCCAGAAAGTGTCTCACAAACTGTGCGTGTACTCAagcgtgagacagtgtgtgtacacagtgagagtgagacagtgtgtgcacaCCGTGAGAGTGCGACAGTGTGTGTACACAttagtgagagtgagacagtgtgtgtacacagtgagagtgagacagtgtgtgtacacagtgagagtgagacagtgtgtgcacaCCGTGAGAGTGCGACAGTGTGTGTACACAttagtgagagtgagacagtgtgtgtacacagtgagagtgagacagtgtgtgtacacattagtgagagtgagacagtgtgtgtacacagtgagagtgagacagtgtgtgtacacattagtgagagtgagacagtgtgcaCACATTAGTGagagtgagatagtgtgtgtacacagtgagagtgagacagtgtgtgtacacGTCaatgagagtgagacagtgtgtgtacacagtgagagtgagacagtgtgtgtacacgtcagtgagagtgagacagtgtgtgtacacggcagtgagagtgagacagtgtgtgcacaTGAGAGTGTGCGAGACAGCATGTGTGCAattcagactgtgtgtgtgtgtcagtgtgtgtgtgtgtcagtaagtgtgtgtgagagagcgtgtgtgaatatgtgtgtgtttctgtgtgtgtgttttgagggAGTGGGTATGTCAGTGTGTATGTatttgagtgtgcgtgtgtgtgcattatagtgcgtgtgtgtgtgtgtgtgtgtgtgtgtgtgtgtgtgtaattttgTGTGTATTTTTGAATGAGTGTGTAtcagagtgtgtgtttcaggtGTGTGAGTGTCGTatagagtgtgtttgagtgtgagtgtcaaTGTCTAAATAGTTAAGTGTGAGTGCATCAGTGTGTATGTGTTGAGTGCGTATTTCgatggtgtgtgtgattgagtgtgtcagagtgaggatgtgtgtaagggtgtgtgtgagtgtgagtgtgagggggagtgtgagggtgcgtgtgagtgtgagggtgtgtgtgagggtgtgtgtgtgtgagggtgggtatGAGGGTCAGTGTCAGAATAGTTGAATGTGAGTGCATCAGTGTGTATGTGTAGTGTGAATTTCAATGGTGTGTCAgcgtgagggtgtgtgtcagtgtgagggtgtctgtgagtgtgagggtgtgtgtgagggtgtgggtgagtgtgagggtgagtgtgagggtgtgggtgagggtgagtgtgacagtgtgagtgtgtgagtgtgagggtgtgtgagtgtgagggtgtgtgagtgtgagggtatgtgaatgtgtgtgagggtgagggcgtgtgtgagggtgagtgt encodes:
- the LOC125448438 gene encoding potassium-transporting ATPase alpha chain 1-like, which produces MEDPLDLRYLMVMKGAPERILERCATIMIKGQELPLDEQWKEAFQTAYMDLGGLGERVLGFCHIYLAEKEFPRGFTFDTDEMNFPTDGLCFDGLISMIDPPRATVPDAVVKCRTAGIRVIMVTGDHPITAKAIACSVGIISEGSETVEDIAARKRVPVEQVDRREARAAVINGGQLKDMTSDELVDMLRTHPEMVFARTSPQQKLIIVESCQKLGSIVAVTGDGVNDSPALKKADIGIAMGIAGSDAAKNAADMILLDDNFASIVTGVEQGRLIFDNLKKSIAYTLTKNIPELAPYLIYITMSVPLPLGCITILFIELATDIFPSVSLAYEKAESDIMHIKPRNPRKDRLVNEQLAAYSYFQIGVIQSFAGFTDYFTVMAQEGWYPLLCIGLRAQWEDQSLNSLEDSYGQEWTYWQRRYQQYTCYTVFFISIEMCQIADCLIRKTRRLSMFQQGVFR